The following is a genomic window from Geoalkalibacter halelectricus.
GTTTCGGCTGAGCGAGGATCGAAAAACCATGACTCTTTTGATGTTGCGGGAACTGGACAAGGTCAAGAAAGGCCTGCTGGAATTGTGCGCCATGGTCGAGGACAGCGTGGCCAAGGCGATTCAATCCGTGGAGCGCATGGATGTGGAACTGGCCCGCGAAGTGATCGCGGGCGACGACGACATCGACGCCCGCGAGGTGGAACTCGACGAGGAGTGTTTCAAGATCATCGCCCTGTATCAGCCGGTGGCGGTGGATCTGCGCTTTCTCGTGGCGGTGATGAAGTTCAACAACGATCTGGAGCGCATCGCCGATTTGGCCGCCAACATCGCCGAGCGGGCCGTGGCCCTGGCGGAAATCTCCGGGGTGGCCGCCGCGCCCTTCGATTTTTCCGAAATGGCGCACAAGGCCCAGGGGATGCTCAAAAAAAGCCTCGATGCCCTGGTCAACCTCGATGTGGATACGGCGCGCCGGGTGATTTGCATGGATGACGAGGTGGATGCCCTGCACAGCAACAACTTTCAACTGGTCAAGGACGAGATCCGCCGGCGTCCCGAGCACATCGACGCCTTGCTGCAATACGTCACCGTTTCGCGCCACGTGGAGCGCATCGCCGATCTCTCGACCAATATCGCCGAAGAGGTGATCTATATCGTCGAAGGCGACATCGTGCGTCACTGTTTGCCCTAGTCGTTTCCCGCTATTCGCGAAAAAAATTGCCCGAAGGCCGTTTCCCTGTGGAACGGCCTTTTTTTATGCCCCCTTTGTGCGCTATAATGTGCGGAATTTTCGCAAATTGGAGACTGACACAGGTGCGGGACAAGAACATTGTCGTGGGCTTTTTTTGGGGAATGGCATTGTGGCTCTTCGGTTCCGCGGCCCATGCCTTTTGTTTCGAGGAAGCCGCCGAGGAATACGGCGTGCCCGCCGGTCTGCTGTGGGCCATTGCCAAGGTGGAGTCGAATTTCGATCCTCTGGCGGTGCAGGTCAATAGAAACGGTAGCACGGACCATGGCGTGATGCAGATCAATTCGACCTGGATCGGGCACTGGCCCGATGTCAGCCGCGAGGCTCTCGATGACCCCTGCACCAACGTGCGCATCGGCGCCCGTGTGCTTGCCGACTGCCTGGGGCGCCTCGGCTACACCTGGGAGGGCATCGGGTGCTACAACGCCCTGAGCCTGGACAAGCGCGCCGTCTACGCGCGCCGGGTGATCGCGGTGATCGAGAGCATGGTGGACGAGGTCGGTCGGCAACCATGAACTTCTTATGTTTTGTTTTGATTGACTCGAGGGTGGTCTGATTATGAACAGACAGCGCAGGATAATTTTTCTGCCGATCGCTTTCATCCTGATGCTTGTTTTCGCCTCCGCGGCCCAGGCGCGCCTGACCCTGGGCGTGGTCGCCCAGGATGGGTTGTCCCTTTCCCAGGAGGCGCCCTTGCAGGAGCTGGCCCGGCATCTCGAAGGCCAACTCGGTACCGAGGTGCGCCTGCGTCTGTTTCACGAGGCCGATACCCTGCTGCAGTGGATGCGGCGTTTTCGCGAGGTGGATGTCGCCCTGCTCGACCAGACGGATTTGCGCGGCCTGGCGGCCGGGGAGGCGCTGCCGTTGGTCGATTTCCAGCGCCGCGAGCGCCAGGAACTGGCGCGCCAGGTGATGGTGGTACGCCAGGGCGCCAATCCCGCTCTGGTCGCGCATCTGCGAGAGGTGCTGCTGAATATGGACCAGAGCGCGGCGGGACGCAGGATATTGGCCGATCTGGGCATCGCGCGTTTCCTGGCGCCGGGCAGCGGCCTGGCGCGCGAGAGCGAAATCCCGCCCCTGCACGTGGCGCGGCCCGCGCCTGAGCCGCCTCCCGCCCCTCGCCCGGCACCCGCGCCCGCTCCGCCGCCTGCACCCCGGCCGACACCCGCACCGACACCCGCACCGGAACCCACTCCGCCCGAACCTGCGCCTGAAGCAGAACCGCTGCTCGCGCCTGAGCCTGAGCCTGAGCCGCGACCCACACCGGAACCCGCGCCCGCGCCGCGCCCCGCGGCGGAGATGCCCGTTGCGCCTGACGCGCCCGATGTCCCGGTTGCGGTGCCCGAGACCACTCCACGCATCTGGCTCGACGAAGGGCCGGCGCCCCTGCCCGCCGATGCCCCGCCGCCCGTAACTGTGCCGGAGCCCGCGCCCGCGCCGGTAGTGGAACCCGAGCCGCCGACGCCGACGGTAGCGCCACCCGCCACCGATCGCGTCATCCCCGGCTGGCGCAAGTTTCTCGATGCCCTGGTGGTGCTCGCCGCCGTGGGCGGCACGATTTGGTTTTTCCGCAAGCGCCGGGCGGCACGCACGGCCCAGCAGGAGAGCAGCGCGGCGAAAAAGATCCAGCGCGAGCAGCGCGATGCGGAAGGCTTTCTGGATATTTCCGCGGAATCCCTGGCCGGTGCGGGGCCGTTTTGCCCGCTGCCCGACAGAGGGCGCGGCACGTCGCCCAAGACCGCACTCGCCCCGGTGCCCGAGTCCGAGACGGTGTCGGAAGCGACCAATCGGGCATCTCCCGCCCCGGAACCGAGCAAGTCCCGTGCGCCCGCGATGCCCGCGGCACTCAAGGGGCGTTTGGATGCCGATCAGGTGCTGGCCCTTTTGCGCACCCTCGAAACCTATCCGCGCCCGGGGACTTTGGTGGTGCGCAGCCCGCATGACGAAAAGCGCATTCACTTTCGCAAGGGTTCCGTCTCGGCGGCTTTTTCCATCAACCGGGCCAATCGCACCCAGGCCGGTTTTCTGATGAACAAACTCGGCTATCTGCTGATTCGCATGGGACTCATCAACGAAGAGCAGCGCGATCGCGCCCTGGAATTCTGCGAGCAGAATCCCGGCATGCGTTTGGGTGAGGTTCTGGTGCAAAGCGATGCTCTCTCCCCGGCCGATCTCAAGCGGGCCCTGCGTACCCAGGCCGAGGGGGTGATTTTTTCCTTGTTTCTCTTCCCCGAGGGTGATTTCGAGTTGGTGGGCGAAAGTCTCGATTTTTCCCTCGACGACGACCTGGCGATTCCCGTGGCCGATCTGCTCAAGGAAGCGGCGCGCCAGGAGGAGGAATGGTCCTCTTTCCGCAAGGACATTCCTTCCCTCGAAACCGTGATCGATTACGATGACCAGGGGCGGGAGAAACTCGCAGGCGCACGCATGACCCCGCACCAGCAGATGGTTCTGGCGCTTGTCGACGGCCGGCGCAGTCTCAAGGACATCTGCCGTGAGGCGACCATGCTTGATTTCGAGATCTTCAAGTTCATCTACCTCATGGTGCGGGCGCGGATTTTAAAACCGGTAAATACATAGGGGTTCGCGGCCACCGCGGCCCGTGACTTTTGGGAGGACGATTAGAGAAATGGGTGCTGGATGGTTGGCCAAGGCTGCCGTGGTTGTCTGCTTTCTACTCTGGGCGACGACGTCGCTTGCCGCGGCGGAGGATTTTTCCGCCTGGGTGGAAGAGTTTCGCGCCGAGGCACGCGCCGCCGGCATCTCCGCCGAACTGCTCGATCGAGCCTTGGCCGATCTTACGCCCCTGGAGCGGGTCATCGAACTGGATCGGCGTCAGCCTGAATTCACCCAGACCTTCGAGGAATATTTGGCGCGGCGGGTGACCGATGCGCGCGTCGAAGAGGGGCGCGCGATGCTCGCGCGCTATCCCAGCTGGCTCAACAAAATCGCCGAGCAGTATGGTGTTCAGCCGCGTTTCATCGTTGCGTTGTGGGGGTTGGAGAGCAATTATGGGCGCCACACGGGCAGCTTCTCCATCATCCAGTCCCTGGCCACCCTGGCCTACGAGGGGCGGCGCGGCGCCTTTTTCCGTAACGAATTGCTGCACGCCCTCAAGATTGTCGATGCGGGGCATATTTCTCTGGAGCGCATGACCGGTTCCTGGGCCGGCGCCATGGGGCAGGCCCAGTTCATGCCCTCGACCTTCAGCAACTTCGCCGTTGACGGCGACGGCGACGGCCGTATCGACATCTGGCATTCCATTCCCGACGTCTTTGCCTCGGCGGCAAATTACCTGTCGCGCCACGGCTGGCGCGACGACCAGACCTGGGGACGCCCGGTACGGCTGCCCAAGGGTTTTGACGCATCCCTGGCCGGTCTCGACCAGCGCAAACGTCTGAGCGAATGGCAGCGCCTCGGCGTGCGGCGCATCGACGGCCGTTCTCTTCCGACCCGCGACCTGCAAGCCTCTTTGCTGCTGCCCGAGGGGGTCGATGGACCGGCCTATCTGGTCTACGACAATTTTCGCGTGCTGCTGCGCTGGAACCGCTCCAACGTCTTTGCCGTGAGCGTCGGCCTGCTCGCCGACCGCCTGGTGGAACCCTGAAGGCCTTTTCATCCCACGGAAATAATTCTTTCTACCCCTTGGAATTTCTTGCCGCAGGAGTATAATGTCAAACCAGAAACGGGAAAAAATAACCGGAAGGTTAGTCCTGATGTGGTTGAATTTGAACTTTCTGGGACGAGGGCATCTGTGGAGGAAGCCATGAGAGACGAATTGATCCGAGTGAAGCTGTGGGATGAGGGTGACGGGCGCAATCCGACCCAAGACATGGTGTGCGCCTGGAGTGTGCTGGCGCGCCTCGGTGCGCCCTACCGCTTTGGCGGGCGGGCTCCCGATGGCCAGGTCGAGTACCTGGTGCTGGATCCCGCGGATGGGCACGTAGTCGCCTCGGGACGCGGCACCACGCCCGAAGAGGCCATGTGTTGCGCCGCCCTGGCGGCGCGCGGCGCCCAAAGTAGCCACTGATTGCGCACCAAATCGCACAATGACGCTCCGGAAACGGGGCGTTTTTTTTGGGGGGGGCGGGGGCGATAAAGGAATGGCGGCGGAGGTTGTTTCGCCCTGCGGCGAGCGGGCGAATGAGATTTTCCATATTAATTTCAATGCACTGGGAGGATTGCGGGGTTGCGAAGCCGGGGGCTGATGGTTAAATTGGAAAATATACCTGACAGGAGTTCGCATGGCGCCGTCGGCCGAAAATTCTTCCGCTTCTCATCTCCCCGCCCTGGCCCCGGATCTGGTGGTGTGCGGCAGCGCAGGACACTGGCGCATTGAGCGTGTATCCCCGGGTTTGGCCCAATTCCTCGATGCCACTCCCGAGCAATTCGCGGGGCGCTCCCTGGGCACGGTTTTCGCCGACAGCGTGCCTTCCCTGGTTGACCTGGCGCGCGAGGCGGCCGGCCGCGGCGAACCCTTGGAGGCGGTGCCGGTGCGGCTCTCGGTTCCAGGCGGCGGTCGCGCCCTGGTGGCCCAGGTGGCGCCCGGTGGTCTCACCGAGGACTATCGCGCGCAACGCGTGGCGTTTCGGTTTCAGCCGGCAGCGCCGGTGAGTGATGAACAGATCCAGGACTTTCACGGCATTGTCGGCGGCAGCCCGGCCATCGCCGAGGTGGTGCGCAAAATCGGGCTGTATGCGGCCTCCGACGCCTCGGTGGTGATCACCGGGGAAACCGGCACCGGCAAGGAATTGGTCGCGCGGGCCCTGCATCGGGAAAGCCCGCGCCGTCAAGGTCCCTACGTGGTGATGAACTGCGCCGCCATTGCCGAGGATTTGCTGGAGTCGGAGCTCTTCGGCCATGAAAAGGGTGCTTTCACCGGGGCGGTACGCGCTCATCGCGGCCGTTTCGAGCGCGCCCACGGCGGCAGCCTGTTTCTCGATGAAATCGGCGATATGCCCTTGCATACCCAGTCCAAGCTGCTGCGCGTGCTTGAGGCCGGGCGCATCGAGCGCGTCGGCGGCGAGCAGGAACATCAGGTCGATGTGCGGGTGCTGTGCGCCACCAATGTGCCGCTGGAGCGCGCCGTGAGCGAGGGCCGCTTTCGCGCCGACCTCTACCACCGGGTGGCCGTGTTGCGCATCCATCTTCCGCCCCTGCGCGACCGCGTCGAGGACCTACCCCAGCTGGTGCGTCATTTCCTCGACCTGTTCAACCGTAAATACGGCCGCGTCATCCACCGCCTGACGCCCGAGGCCATGCACATCCTGCAAGCCTATCTGTGGCCCGGCAACGTGCGCGAATTGCGCAATGTTCTCGAGCGCGTTTATGTGGAGACCCAGGCCGAGGTCATTGGCGCGCGTGCCTTTCGTGAATGGATCCGGGAACGGCAGAATTTTGCACCCGGCGGCTGGGATCTCGATGCCGGGGTGGAGCGCAACCGCAACCAATCTCCCGTCTATGCCTCCTTCCAGCCGCAGCGGCCCCAGCGCTCCCTACTCCCCGTGACCGGTGTGTTCGACGCCGAAATCCTGCCTCCCGAGGCCAAGGTGCGCACCGCCCGCCCCGTGGGCCCCAGCCATCTCGATGCCGAGGAGATCCGCCAGGCTTATCAAGCCGCCGGCGGCAACCTGGCCGCCGCCGCGCGCCTGCTCGGCGTGCACCGCGCCACTCTCTATCGTCATTTGAACAAACTTGGAGTGTCGCGCGAAGATCTGACACGCGGAGAGAAAGAGTAAAGCCCGGCCGCGACGTCGCACGACCGTCGCACCCCAGGCTGCAACGTTGCAATGGGAAATTGCAAAATCAGCCCGCTTTGTTCAACCCTGCATAATTGTTCATAAATTCTGTTCAGGTAAATAGGCACGCAATTTGATGGTTTGATGGGCGAACATATTGAATTTCCATCATCCTGAGAGGAGTACCCATGGATATCAACAAGCTGACGGTTAAAACCCAGGAAGCCTTGCAGGCTGCGCAGACCCTGGCCATGAAATATGGCCACGTGGAGGTTGACGGCGAGCATTTGCTAGCTGCCCTGGTGGACCAAGGGGGCGGGCTGGTGCCGCGTCTGTTGCAAAAGATGGACGTCGACCCCCAGGCATTCGCCGCGGACCTGCGCCGCGAGTTGGAGCGCCGCCCGAGCGTCTCGGGGCCCGGCGTCGAGGCGGGTAAAGTCTACGTGACCCAGCGTTTTAACCGCTTGCTTATCAAAGCCGAGGAAGAGGCCAAGCGCCTGCGCGACGACTATGTGAGCGTCGAGCATATTCTGCTCGCCATTGCCGAGGAAGGCGGCGCGACCGCCGCCGGGCGGCTGTTCAAGCAGTTCAACCTGAGCCGCGACCGCATCCTGCAGGCCCTCACCGCCATCCGCGGTCATCAGCGCGTCACCAGCCCCGATCCCGAGGGCACCTACGAGGCCCTGGAGAAATACGGTCGCGACCTAGTCAAGGAGGTGCAAAAAGGCAAACTCGACCCGGTGATCGGCCGCGACGGCGAGATCCGCCGGGTGATCCGCATCCTCTCGCGCAAGACCAAGAACAATCCGGTGCTCATCGGCGAGCCCGGGGTCGGCAAGACCGCCATCGTAGAGGGCCTGGCCCATCGCATCGTGCGCGGCGACGTGCCCGAGGGTCTCAAGGACAAGACCCTCTTCGCCCTGGACATGGGGGCTCTCATCGCAGGCGCCAAGTACCGCGGCGAGTTCGAGGAACGCCTCAAGGCTGTTCTCAACGAGATCCGCCAG
Proteins encoded in this region:
- a CDS encoding lytic murein transglycosylase — protein: MGAGWLAKAAVVVCFLLWATTSLAAAEDFSAWVEEFRAEARAAGISAELLDRALADLTPLERVIELDRRQPEFTQTFEEYLARRVTDARVEEGRAMLARYPSWLNKIAEQYGVQPRFIVALWGLESNYGRHTGSFSIIQSLATLAYEGRRGAFFRNELLHALKIVDAGHISLERMTGSWAGAMGQAQFMPSTFSNFAVDGDGDGRIDIWHSIPDVFASAANYLSRHGWRDDQTWGRPVRLPKGFDASLAGLDQRKRLSEWQRLGVRRIDGRSLPTRDLQASLLLPEGVDGPAYLVYDNFRVLLRWNRSNVFAVSVGLLADRLVEP
- a CDS encoding lytic transglycosylase domain-containing protein, encoding MRDKNIVVGFFWGMALWLFGSAAHAFCFEEAAEEYGVPAGLLWAIAKVESNFDPLAVQVNRNGSTDHGVMQINSTWIGHWPDVSREALDDPCTNVRIGARVLADCLGRLGYTWEGIGCYNALSLDKRAVYARRVIAVIESMVDEVGRQP
- a CDS encoding sigma-54 interaction domain-containing protein, which codes for MAPSAENSSASHLPALAPDLVVCGSAGHWRIERVSPGLAQFLDATPEQFAGRSLGTVFADSVPSLVDLAREAAGRGEPLEAVPVRLSVPGGGRALVAQVAPGGLTEDYRAQRVAFRFQPAAPVSDEQIQDFHGIVGGSPAIAEVVRKIGLYAASDASVVITGETGTGKELVARALHRESPRRQGPYVVMNCAAIAEDLLESELFGHEKGAFTGAVRAHRGRFERAHGGSLFLDEIGDMPLHTQSKLLRVLEAGRIERVGGEQEHQVDVRVLCATNVPLERAVSEGRFRADLYHRVAVLRIHLPPLRDRVEDLPQLVRHFLDLFNRKYGRVIHRLTPEAMHILQAYLWPGNVRELRNVLERVYVETQAEVIGARAFREWIRERQNFAPGGWDLDAGVERNRNQSPVYASFQPQRPQRSLLPVTGVFDAEILPPEAKVRTARPVGPSHLDAEEIRQAYQAAGGNLAAAARLLGVHRATLYRHLNKLGVSREDLTRGEKE
- a CDS encoding DUF4388 domain-containing protein encodes the protein MNRQRRIIFLPIAFILMLVFASAAQARLTLGVVAQDGLSLSQEAPLQELARHLEGQLGTEVRLRLFHEADTLLQWMRRFREVDVALLDQTDLRGLAAGEALPLVDFQRRERQELARQVMVVRQGANPALVAHLREVLLNMDQSAAGRRILADLGIARFLAPGSGLARESEIPPLHVARPAPEPPPAPRPAPAPAPPPAPRPTPAPTPAPEPTPPEPAPEAEPLLAPEPEPEPRPTPEPAPAPRPAAEMPVAPDAPDVPVAVPETTPRIWLDEGPAPLPADAPPPVTVPEPAPAPVVEPEPPTPTVAPPATDRVIPGWRKFLDALVVLAAVGGTIWFFRKRRAARTAQQESSAAKKIQREQRDAEGFLDISAESLAGAGPFCPLPDRGRGTSPKTALAPVPESETVSEATNRASPAPEPSKSRAPAMPAALKGRLDADQVLALLRTLETYPRPGTLVVRSPHDEKRIHFRKGSVSAAFSINRANRTQAGFLMNKLGYLLIRMGLINEEQRDRALEFCEQNPGMRLGEVLVQSDALSPADLKRALRTQAEGVIFSLFLFPEGDFELVGESLDFSLDDDLAIPVADLLKEAARQEEEWSSFRKDIPSLETVIDYDDQGREKLAGARMTPHQQMVLALVDGRRSLKDICREATMLDFEIFKFIYLMVRARILKPVNT
- the phoU gene encoding phosphate signaling complex protein PhoU, which encodes MTLLMLRELDKVKKGLLELCAMVEDSVAKAIQSVERMDVELAREVIAGDDDIDAREVELDEECFKIIALYQPVAVDLRFLVAVMKFNNDLERIADLAANIAERAVALAEISGVAAAPFDFSEMAHKAQGMLKKSLDALVNLDVDTARRVICMDDEVDALHSNNFQLVKDEIRRRPEHIDALLQYVTVSRHVERIADLSTNIAEEVIYIVEGDIVRHCLP